A genomic region of Leptospira barantonii contains the following coding sequences:
- a CDS encoding transcriptional coactivator p15/PC4 family protein, with protein MGVIRDVDKGRGEVIRVEVSEYKGIKYLNLRVWYTDKDGEKKPTQKGIAIPPELYDQIREAVIEAESEVKE; from the coding sequence ATGGGTGTTATCCGCGACGTGGACAAAGGCCGAGGCGAAGTGATTCGAGTGGAAGTGTCCGAATACAAAGGTATCAAATATCTGAATCTCCGGGTTTGGTACACCGATAAAGACGGCGAAAAAAAACCGACTCAAAAAGGAATCGCGATCCCTCCCGAACTTTACGATCAAATTAGGGAAGCCGTCATCGAAGCGGAAAGCGAAGTCAAAGAATAA
- a CDS encoding anti-sigma factor antagonist (This anti-anti-sigma factor, or anti-sigma factor antagonist, belongs to a family that includes characterized members SpoIIAA, RsbV, RsfA, and RsfB.) — MILSAKFLHNEVSENRNNSVLIRLNSPTGATNPDRRPIVLGLAIDRSWSMKGEKLEAVIQSASSLVNWLTRRDFLSVVAYAEDIHVIQPIVQLVEKTSIVNRIHTILPGTSTNLSGGWLHTLRGLELFSDPSVYKRAILLTDGNPTQGITDPIDLIQIASDHYKKGISTTVIGFGDDFNEILLKDIADAGGGNFYYIENPEGTGDIFFREFGDIGSLYAQSIETKIVFGKDVEFLELISDIPFYTEMDPDQPSRIRAVVLQCGDMRADDIRNIVLRIKTHPENVIHNSNQDSGIKITGSYYNLSDKMKLENVQFDLNPDWKSDSMKEDADVIVETIVARSGKTLKKASSLIKDGSLEDASKVLNSLIKEVDHQIDLAPEVMSSLKSRLEALESKIKENSKTAGKHLMAGASDIQYRNIDPISEDIEYHDQIFAYKSAGDIDLYKCPELKGNVQEKMHEGFRFIIINLKASSYIDSSAIGTLIQISGWLKRRGGELVVSDLRDSVKKVFSITRLESHIRVAETEEAARVIINDVIQERSI, encoded by the coding sequence ATGATTCTCTCTGCTAAGTTTTTACATAACGAAGTCTCGGAAAACAGAAATAATTCCGTCTTAATACGTCTTAATTCTCCCACGGGTGCGACTAATCCGGATCGAAGACCGATTGTTTTGGGTTTGGCGATCGATAGAAGTTGGTCGATGAAAGGAGAAAAGTTGGAAGCTGTGATTCAATCGGCTTCTTCCTTGGTCAATTGGTTGACTCGAAGAGATTTTCTTTCCGTAGTCGCTTACGCGGAAGACATTCATGTGATTCAACCGATCGTTCAACTTGTGGAAAAAACTTCCATCGTCAATCGGATTCATACGATTCTTCCGGGAACATCCACCAATCTTTCGGGCGGTTGGCTTCATACACTTCGAGGTTTGGAATTATTCTCGGATCCTTCCGTTTATAAAAGAGCGATTCTTTTAACGGACGGAAATCCTACGCAAGGAATTACGGATCCGATCGATCTCATTCAGATCGCATCCGATCATTACAAAAAAGGAATATCGACTACGGTCATCGGATTCGGCGACGACTTTAACGAAATTCTTTTGAAGGACATCGCGGACGCAGGCGGTGGAAATTTTTATTATATAGAAAACCCGGAAGGAACGGGGGATATATTCTTTCGAGAGTTCGGAGACATCGGTTCCTTATACGCTCAATCGATCGAAACCAAAATCGTTTTCGGAAAGGATGTGGAATTCTTAGAATTGATAAGCGACATTCCTTTTTATACCGAAATGGACCCGGATCAACCGAGCAGAATCCGCGCTGTGGTGCTTCAGTGCGGGGATATGAGAGCGGACGATATTAGAAACATAGTTTTAAGAATCAAAACACATCCTGAAAATGTAATACACAATTCGAATCAAGATTCGGGCATTAAGATCACCGGTTCTTATTATAATCTTTCGGACAAAATGAAATTGGAGAACGTTCAATTTGATCTAAACCCGGATTGGAAATCGGATTCGATGAAAGAGGACGCTGACGTGATCGTGGAAACGATCGTGGCTCGTTCCGGCAAAACGTTGAAAAAGGCGAGTTCTTTGATCAAGGACGGATCTTTGGAGGACGCTTCCAAAGTTCTAAATTCGCTTATCAAAGAGGTGGATCACCAGATCGACTTGGCGCCCGAGGTCATGAGTTCTTTAAAATCCCGTTTGGAGGCACTTGAATCCAAGATTAAGGAGAATTCCAAAACCGCCGGAAAACATCTTATGGCCGGAGCCTCGGACATTCAGTACAGAAATATCGATCCGATCTCGGAGGACATAGAATACCACGATCAAATTTTCGCGTATAAGTCCGCGGGGGATATCGATTTATACAAATGTCCCGAACTGAAAGGGAACGTTCAGGAAAAGATGCACGAAGGTTTTCGTTTTATCATCATCAATTTAAAAGCTTCGTCTTACATCGATTCGTCGGCGATCGGAACTTTGATTCAGATCTCGGGTTGGTTAAAAAGAAGAGGTGGAGAATTGGTCGTTTCGGATCTGAGAGATTCGGTGAAGAAAGTTTTTTCCATCACCAGATTGGAGAGTCATATACGCGTCGCGGAAACCGAAGAAGCCGCTCGCGTTATCATCAACGACGTAATTCAAGAAAGAAGTATCTGA
- a CDS encoding nucleoside deaminase, with translation MNDSSSKENSNPKTDDILLSDFLKRMEDLVLHDGEEIPSFTRIYHRNELISETFNEVEKNSDSSFHSEILCIRDAKEKLKTRYLSDCTLITSLEPCLMCAGTILLSRIPKVVYLLSAKQGEGISSLSIETIYSRNFFPELVCIPAEISKEAFKSFFKARRKKFN, from the coding sequence ATGAATGACTCATCTTCCAAAGAAAATTCGAATCCTAAAACCGACGATATTCTCCTTTCCGATTTTTTAAAAAGAATGGAGGATTTAGTCTTACACGACGGAGAAGAAATTCCCAGCTTCACGAGAATCTATCATCGTAACGAATTGATCAGCGAAACATTCAACGAAGTGGAAAAGAATTCGGATTCTTCCTTTCACAGCGAAATACTTTGCATTCGAGACGCTAAAGAAAAACTAAAAACCCGTTATCTGTCCGATTGTACTCTTATTACATCTTTGGAACCATGTTTGATGTGCGCGGGAACCATTCTTCTTTCCAGAATTCCGAAGGTAGTTTATCTTTTATCCGCAAAACAAGGAGAAGGAATTTCTTCTCTCAGCATCGAAACGATCTATTCTCGAAATTTTTTCCCGGAACTCGTCTGCATACCCGCCGAAATTTCCAAAGAAGCGTTCAAATCGTTTTTCAAGGCCAGAAGAAAGAAATTCAATTGA
- the dnaX gene encoding DNA polymerase III subunit gamma/tau produces the protein MAGTHEVLSRKYRPQRFRDVIHQDLAIGALQNALKSGKIGHAYIFFGPRGVGKTTIARILAKRLNCQNPIDNEPCNECNSCTEITKGISSDVLEIDAASNRGIENIRELRDNVKFAPMGGKYKVYIIDEVHMLTDQSFNALLKTLEEPPSHIVFVLATTEFHKIPETILSRCQDFIFKKVPLSVLQDYSEKLCKIENVQYDQEGLFWVAKKGDGSVRDMLSFMEQAIVFTDSKLMGAGIRKMIGYHGIEFLTSFIKSLVDPDNHSKALEILESLYQEGQDIYKFLWDSIEFTHTLNLIRDSLADPESVNFPKEDLVKMKSDFENIDSSKLNFLSGKLFEIYERIKTIRLRNSFEIKVFTEIQIKKLVEELTYPSLAGLVDRINHLILMVQGSKNVAPESVSTQASVLKKEVQTQDVQTDSSKKKDDPFSKILEAQFESNQQDSNFEKDSAETKPVATSEPIPQKFDTSTEIKKKFLGTEVDGNKFPRLDS, from the coding sequence ATGGCAGGAACTCACGAAGTCCTTTCTCGGAAGTATCGCCCGCAAAGATTTCGGGACGTAATTCACCAAGACCTTGCTATAGGCGCTCTTCAGAACGCTCTTAAATCCGGAAAAATCGGTCACGCATATATCTTCTTCGGCCCTCGCGGCGTCGGTAAAACTACCATCGCGAGAATTCTCGCCAAACGTTTAAACTGTCAAAATCCAATCGATAACGAACCCTGCAACGAATGCAATTCTTGCACTGAAATCACAAAAGGAATTTCCAGCGACGTTCTAGAAATCGACGCGGCGAGCAATCGTGGTATCGAAAACATCCGCGAACTCAGAGACAACGTTAAGTTCGCGCCGATGGGCGGAAAATATAAGGTTTATATAATAGACGAGGTCCATATGTTAACGGACCAATCCTTCAACGCCCTCTTAAAAACCTTGGAAGAACCTCCGTCGCATATCGTGTTTGTGTTGGCGACGACCGAGTTTCATAAAATTCCCGAAACGATTCTTTCCAGATGTCAGGATTTTATTTTTAAAAAAGTTCCTTTGTCCGTTCTTCAGGATTATTCCGAAAAACTTTGCAAGATCGAAAACGTTCAATACGATCAGGAAGGTCTTTTCTGGGTTGCAAAGAAAGGAGACGGCTCCGTACGAGATATGCTTTCCTTTATGGAACAAGCGATCGTGTTTACCGATTCCAAGTTGATGGGCGCCGGAATCAGAAAGATGATCGGTTATCATGGAATCGAATTCTTGACTTCGTTTATCAAAAGTCTCGTTGATCCGGACAATCATTCAAAGGCTTTGGAAATTCTCGAATCCCTTTACCAAGAAGGTCAGGACATCTATAAATTTTTATGGGATTCGATCGAGTTTACTCATACTCTCAACTTGATCCGTGATTCTCTTGCCGATCCTGAATCGGTGAATTTTCCGAAAGAAGATCTCGTCAAAATGAAATCGGATTTCGAGAATATAGATTCTTCCAAACTGAATTTTCTTTCCGGAAAACTTTTCGAGATCTATGAAAGAATCAAAACGATTCGTTTGAGAAATTCTTTCGAGATCAAGGTCTTCACCGAAATCCAAATCAAAAAACTCGTGGAAGAACTTACGTATCCGAGTTTGGCCGGTCTTGTGGACCGAATCAATCATTTGATTCTAATGGTTCAAGGTTCCAAGAATGTGGCGCCCGAATCCGTTTCCACTCAAGCTTCCGTTTTAAAAAAAGAGGTGCAGACGCAAGACGTTCAAACCGATTCTTCTAAAAAAAAAGATGACCCGTTTTCTAAAATTTTAGAAGCTCAATTCGAGTCTAATCAACAGGATTCCAATTTTGAAAAGGATTCGGCGGAAACAAAACCCGTAGCAACTTCCGAACCGATTCCACAGAAGTTCGATACGAGCACTGAAATTAAAAAAAAGTTCCTCGGCACCGAAGTCGATGGCAACAAGTTTCCGAGACTGGATTCTTAA
- a CDS encoding YbaB/EbfC family nucleoid-associated protein produces the protein MFDKIKNFSELLSNMGAFREKMEEVKKRVAAIRVMGDAGAGMVTVTSTGEGLITNVFINKQLFDADDHKMLEDLVMAATNDALKKAREATAYEFQSASGGLDLSEISKMFGGNLG, from the coding sequence ATGTTTGATAAGATAAAAAACTTTTCCGAACTTCTTTCCAATATGGGAGCCTTCCGCGAAAAAATGGAAGAGGTCAAAAAGCGCGTCGCCGCAATTCGTGTGATGGGCGATGCGGGAGCGGGAATGGTTACTGTGACCTCGACCGGAGAGGGACTGATCACGAACGTATTCATCAACAAACAACTCTTCGACGCGGACGATCATAAAATGCTCGAAGACCTCGTTATGGCGGCGACAAACGACGCGCTTAAGAAAGCAAGAGAAGCGACCGCTTACGAATTCCAGTCCGCTTCCGGCGGTTTGGATCTTTCCGAAATTTCCAAAATGTTCGGCGGAAATCTTGGCTAA
- the recR gene encoding recombination mediator RecR, whose protein sequence is MANHLLDEMVEALSSLPGIGRKSAFRISFHLLRLEQGLFNQFVHQLSDTKSRIKFCKRCGSYAETEICDICTSEKRDTHTFCVVEQPEDIFFIENTREFNGKYHVLNGVISPLEGVGPRDLRIKELLERIEPEQVKEVLIATNPTLEGDATADYLANQLKPLSVSVTRIAYGITVGGSIELSDQYTLGRAIRSRLQL, encoded by the coding sequence TTGGCTAATCATCTTCTCGACGAAATGGTAGAAGCGCTGTCTTCTCTTCCTGGAATCGGAAGAAAGAGTGCGTTCAGAATCAGCTTTCATCTTTTGAGATTGGAACAAGGCCTTTTCAATCAGTTCGTTCATCAGCTTTCGGATACGAAAAGTAGAATCAAATTTTGCAAACGATGCGGTTCTTATGCGGAAACGGAAATCTGCGATATCTGCACTTCCGAAAAAAGAGATACTCATACGTTTTGCGTCGTTGAACAACCCGAGGACATTTTCTTTATAGAAAACACGAGAGAATTCAACGGCAAATATCACGTGTTAAACGGTGTGATTTCTCCTTTGGAAGGAGTCGGCCCGAGAGATCTTAGAATCAAAGAACTTTTGGAAAGAATCGAACCCGAACAAGTTAAAGAAGTTTTGATCGCGACAAACCCGACCTTGGAAGGGGATGCAACCGCCGATTATTTAGCCAATCAACTCAAACCGCTTTCCGTAAGCGTTACCAGAATCGCCTACGGTATTACCGTCGGTGGATCCATCGAGTTGTCGGATCAATACACTTTGGGAAGAGCGATTCGTTCCCGTCTTCAGCTTTAA